The sequence GCGCAACAGCGCGGCGCCGCCCCAGGCCACCATCAGGGCGCCGGCCAGGATGGCCGCGCCCCGGCTGATGCCCACGGTGGCGCCGAGCCGCTCCACGCGTGCACCCACCAGTCCGGCGATGGCGCCCAGCGCCGTGTACGATACCAGCCGCCCGCCGTTGTAGGCCGCGTGCGCCAGCCACCGGCTCCGCCCGCTTTCCTGGCCGGAGTAGAAGCACACGAACCCGCCGCACATGGCCGCACAGTGGGGGCTGCCCAGCAGCGCGGAGGCCAGGACGGTGCTCACCAGCGCCAGCATCGGTTCACCTCGCCAGGTCGCGGCGCAGGGAGGTCACGAAGCGCTCCGCGCCGCGGCTCGCCTCGAAGCGCAATTCCCACATGCCCGGGTGGCGGAACGGCACGCGGGCGGCGTAGCCGCCGCCCGTCCCGCCCAGCACCACGCGCACGTGACGCGAGGCGTCCAGGTTGTGGATCGCCTCCAGGCTCACGTGCGCGCCGCGCACCGGGCGGCCGTCGCGGTCGAGCAGCGTGACCGCCAGCTCCGCCGAGCCGTCGTCGCCCAGCGGGCCGGGCCGCGCATCGAGCGTCCAGCCCAGCCGTTCGCTGCCCGCGCGCAGCGCCTGCGTGGAATCCCACCCCAGCGACTTGTGATAGTAGTCCGGCTCCACGACGGCCCCGTTGGGCTCGTCCGCGACCCGGTAGGCCCAGGCGTAAAATCCGACCAGCGCCAGCAGCGCCACCACGATTGCCGCGGGCCACAACCGCGCCGCGTTCACCCTAATGCCCCCCGCCCGACGGACCGTGCCCCGCGCCGCGTCCGGCATCATGTCCCGAATCGTGGCTGTCCCCGGGCGCACTCTTGCGGGCGTCGTCCGGGCCGTGGTGTTCCTCCTCCTCGTGCTCCGGCGCCAGCACCCTGTAGGGCACCTGCGTGGAGAAGTGGTCGCCGTCGGTGACCAGGAACCGGACCGGGATCTCCCGGCCATGCCCGTTGTGCGCCGGAATCACCGCGAACACGGTCGTCGTGCGCACCTCCCCCGCCGGCACCGGCACCGGGTTCTGCGGGACCACCAGCGTCAGCCCGGCCTCGCTCGCGAGCCCGATGTGGTAGCTCCGGTCGCGCGCGCCCCGGTTGGTGATCTTCACCAGGATCTGGTTCACCACCGTGCCGTCGCCCTCCCTCACGTACGGCTGCCCCCCGGCGCGCAGCACCGTCACCTCGGTGTCCGACCGGGTGGCCAGCGTGAACCCGAACAGGCCCAGCGTCGCCGCCAGCACCGCGGGATACATCAGCACCCGCGGGCGCAGCATGCGCCGCGGCCGGTGCTCCAGCTCGGCGCGCGAGGTGTAGCGGATGAGCCCGACCGGCTTGCCGATCTTGGTCATCACCGCGTCACAGGCGTCCATGCACTGGGTGCAGTGGATGCACTCCATCTGCAGCCCCTCGCGGATGTCTATGCCGGTGGGACAGGTCATGACGCAGCGGCGGCACTCGATGCAGTCGCCCATGCCGGGCGCGCGGTCGCGGATGCCCTTGCCGCGCGGCTCACCGCGGTTGGGGTCGTATCCCACGATGAGCGACTGCCGGTCCAGCAGCACCGACTGAATGCGCCCGTAGGGGCAGGCCACCAGGCAGGTCTGCTCCCGGAAGTAGGCGAAGTCGAAGAAGATGAGCGCGGTGGTGCCGAGCATCACGAAGAACGAGGTGGGATGCTCGATGGGCGAACGGGTCACCCACTTCGCGAGCTCCTTCACTCCCACGAAGTAGGCGAGGAAGATGTGCGCCAGCGCGGCCGCCAGCACCAGGTAGATGAGGTACTTGAGGAGCCGTCGCGGATGCAGCCCGCGCTTCTGGTCCATGAGCTGCGAGCCCCGGTAGCCGCCCTCCAGCCAGCGCTCGATGGGCCGGAACAGGAACTCCATGTACACGGTCTGCGGGCAGGCCCAGCCGCACCACACCCGGCCCATGAGCGCCGAGAACAGGAACACCGCGATCACGGCGCTCAGGAACAGCAGCGCGAACAACAGCATGTCGGTGGGCAGGAACGTGGCGCCGAAGATGGTGAACTCGCGCCGCGGCAGGTCCAGCAGCACCAGCGGCCTGCCCGCCACCTGGATGTAGGGAATGAGGATGAACACCAGCGTCAGCACGCAGGCGGTGATCCGCCGTCGCCGCCAGAACGCGCCGCGCTCCGGCTTGGGGCGGATCCACCGCCTGGTGCCGTCGAGGTTGAGGGTCGAGAGGACTCTCTCGGGCGCCTCCATCGGGCCCGGTTGCACGCTCATCGGCGGATCCCCCGGACCTCAGGTCCGGCTCATGGAGAGGGCGGCGCGGGTTGCCCGGTGAGCTCGTGGACGCCCTGCGGCGGCTTCGGGTTCGCGGGATGGGTGTTTCGGATCGAGATCACGTACGCCACCGCGTCCAGCACCTGCTCCGGCTTCATGGTCTGGCCCCACGCGGGCATGCCCTTGGCGAGCACGCCGTTGTTCACCGTGGCCCACACCTGGTCCGGCGCGCCGCCGTGGATCCAGTAGTCGTCGGTGAGGTCGGGGCCGATCAGCCCGCCGCCGTCGGGCCGATGACACGCGGCGCAGGTGGTGGCGAAGGTGGCCTTGCCCGCGGCCAGCTTCGCCGGGTCCTTCGCGGCGGCCAGGATCACGGCCCCGCCCGGGCCCACGGCGGGTCCGCCCCCGCCGTACCTGGCGTGGAACGACTTCATCTCCTCTTGATAGTTCGCGACGCGGCCCTTGCCGGTCCCGACGCCCGGCACGTTGAACCAGTACAGGGCCGCGAAGATCGCGGTGGCCCAGAAGATGTAGATCCACCAGCGCGGCATCGGGTTGTCGTACTCCTGGATGCCGTCGTAGTTGTGTTCCATCAGGCGGTCCTGCGACTTGTCCGTCATGGCTTGGCTCCCGGGCGGAGGGCCGCTGCGGGCTCGTCCTCGAGCGGCAGGCGCTTCGCCTCGTCCATTTCGCGCCGCCTGGACGGCGCGAACACCCACACGACGATCACCAGAAACGCGATCATGAAGAGGGCCATCGCCACCTCGGCGTATACCGCCAGGCCGGCGTGGCTCATCACGTCCACGAGGCTCATCGAACCGCTCCCGGAGCGGACGGGGTCGCGGCCGCGGCCGCGGACGCCACCGGCGTCCCCTTCCGGATGTCGGTGCCCAGGCGCTGCAGGTAGGCCACCAGCGCCAGGATCTCCTTGTCCGCGACGTCCCTCGGCCCGCCCTGCGACACGATGCCGGCCGCCACCGAGCGCGCCTGGTCGCGGGCCATCATCTCCGCGCGGCCCACGGCGTCGCCGCAGGGCACGCCCAGCATGGCCATGACGTCCACGCGCTTCTGGATCCCGCCGTACTGGATCGGCTGGCGGAGCAGCTGCGCGTAGGCGGGCATGATCGAGTTCGGGGTGATGGAGCGCGGGTCCTGCATGTGGCGCACGTGCCACAGGTCGGGGTACTTCCCGCCTTCCCGCGCCAGGTCCGGGCCGATGCGCCGCGAGCCCCACAGGAACGGGTGGTCGTACACCGACTCGCCCGGCTTGGAGTACTCCCCGTAGCGCTCGGTCTCGTGGCGCAGGGGGCGGACCATCTGCGAGTGGCAGTTGAAGCAGCCCTCGCGGATGTAGATGTCCCGGCCCGCCAGCTCCAGCGGCGTGTACGGCTTCACCGACGCGATGGTCGGCACGTTGGAGCGGATCAGGAACGTGGGCAGGATCTCGAACAGCGAGGCCACGATGACCGCCAGCGCCGTCATCACCGTGAACAGCAGCGGCAGCCCCTCCCAACGGCGGTGCCACGATACGCTGGTGAAGCGCGCCCAGGCGCCCGCGGGCGCGCCGGCGGGCGCGTGCTCCACGTAGCCGCCCGAGAGCGGCGCGGCCTGCATCACGGGCTCGGCGTAGGTCTTCGGCCGCGAGGCCCAGGTCTTCAGGATGTTGAACAGGAACAGCACCATGCCGGCGATGTAGAGCAGCCCGCCCACCACGCGGAGCCAGTACATCGGGATCAGCTTCATGGTGGTCTCGACGAACTGCGGGTACTGCAGGCGGCCGGTGTCGTCGAAGGCCCGCCACATGAGCCCCTGCGTGAGGCCGGCGGAGTAGATGGCGGTCACGTAGAAGATGATCCCGAACGTGGCCAGCCAGAAGTGGATCTCCGCGAGCTTGGTGCTGTGGAGCTTCACCTGGAACAGCCGCGGCGCCAGCCAGTAGATCATGCCGAAGGTCAGCAGGCCGTTCCATCCCAGCGCCCCGGTGTGCACGTGGGCGATGATCCAGTCGGTGTAGTGCGCCAGGGCGTTGACGGTCTTGATCGAGAGCATCGGCCCTTCGAAGGTGGACATCATGTAGGCCGTCACCGCGAGCACGTAGAACTTGAGGACCGGGTCCTCCACCACCTTGTTCCACGCGCCGCGCAGCGTGAGCAGGCCGTTGATGCCGCCGCCCCACGAGGGCATCCACAGCATCACCGAGAAGACCATGCCCAGCGTGGAGGCCCACTCGGGCAGCGCGGTGTAGTGCAGATGGTGCGGGCCGGCCCAGATGTAGAGGAACACCAGCGTCCAGAAGTGCAGGATGGAGAGCCGGTAGGAGTACACCGGCCGCTCGGCCGCCTTGGGCATGAAGTAGTACATCAGCCCCAGGAACGGGGTGGTGAGGAAGAAAGCCACCGCGTTGTGGCCGTACCACCACTGCATGAAGGCGTCCTGCACGCCCGAGTAGATCGAGTAGCTCTTGAGCGCGGAGGCCGGCACCGAGAGGTTGTTGAAGATGTGCAGCAGCGCCACCGTGACGATGCTGGCGATGTAGAACCAGATCGCCACGTACAGGTGCCGCTCGCGCCTCCGGGCCAGGGTGCCGAAGAAGTTCACCGCGAAGACGACCCACACCACC is a genomic window of Candidatus Eisenbacteria bacterium containing:
- a CDS encoding FixH family protein; amino-acid sequence: MNAARLWPAAIVVALLALVGFYAWAYRVADEPNGAVVEPDYYHKSLGWDSTQALRAGSERLGWTLDARPGPLGDDGSAELAVTLLDRDGRPVRGAHVSLEAIHNLDASRHVRVVLGGTGGGYAARVPFRHPGMWELRFEASRGAERFVTSLRRDLAR
- the ccoG gene encoding cytochrome c oxidase accessory protein CcoG, which encodes MSVQPGPMEAPERVLSTLNLDGTRRWIRPKPERGAFWRRRRITACVLTLVFILIPYIQVAGRPLVLLDLPRREFTIFGATFLPTDMLLFALLFLSAVIAVFLFSALMGRVWCGWACPQTVYMEFLFRPIERWLEGGYRGSQLMDQKRGLHPRRLLKYLIYLVLAAALAHIFLAYFVGVKELAKWVTRSPIEHPTSFFVMLGTTALIFFDFAYFREQTCLVACPYGRIQSVLLDRQSLIVGYDPNRGEPRGKGIRDRAPGMGDCIECRRCVMTCPTGIDIREGLQMECIHCTQCMDACDAVMTKIGKPVGLIRYTSRAELEHRPRRMLRPRVLMYPAVLAATLGLFGFTLATRSDTEVTVLRAGGQPYVREGDGTVVNQILVKITNRGARDRSYHIGLASEAGLTLVVPQNPVPVPAGEVRTTTVFAVIPAHNGHGREIPVRFLVTDGDHFSTQVPYRVLAPEHEEEEHHGPDDARKSAPGDSHDSGHDAGRGAGHGPSGGGH
- a CDS encoding c-type cytochrome, with the protein product MTDKSQDRLMEHNYDGIQEYDNPMPRWWIYIFWATAIFAALYWFNVPGVGTGKGRVANYQEEMKSFHARYGGGGPAVGPGGAVILAAAKDPAKLAAGKATFATTCAACHRPDGGGLIGPDLTDDYWIHGGAPDQVWATVNNGVLAKGMPAWGQTMKPEQVLDAVAYVISIRNTHPANPKPPQGVHELTGQPAPPSP
- a CDS encoding cbb3-type cytochrome c oxidase subunit 3, whose translation is MSLVDVMSHAGLAVYAEVAMALFMIAFLVIVVWVFAPSRRREMDEAKRLPLEDEPAAALRPGAKP
- the ccoN gene encoding cytochrome-c oxidase, cbb3-type subunit I, whose product is MNPQLESFKYDDAVVRKFLFATIVWGLVGMLVGLLAALQLANPLFNFNIPWLSFGRIRPLHTNAVIFAFAGNAFFCGAYYSTQRLLKTRMFSDLLSNLHFWGWQAIIVSAALTLPFGFTQAKEYAELEWPIDLAIAVVWVVFAVNFFGTLARRRERHLYVAIWFYIASIVTVALLHIFNNLSVPASALKSYSIYSGVQDAFMQWWYGHNAVAFFLTTPFLGLMYYFMPKAAERPVYSYRLSILHFWTLVFLYIWAGPHHLHYTALPEWASTLGMVFSVMLWMPSWGGGINGLLTLRGAWNKVVEDPVLKFYVLAVTAYMMSTFEGPMLSIKTVNALAHYTDWIIAHVHTGALGWNGLLTFGMIYWLAPRLFQVKLHSTKLAEIHFWLATFGIIFYVTAIYSAGLTQGLMWRAFDDTGRLQYPQFVETTMKLIPMYWLRVVGGLLYIAGMVLFLFNILKTWASRPKTYAEPVMQAAPLSGGYVEHAPAGAPAGAWARFTSVSWHRRWEGLPLLFTVMTALAVIVASLFEILPTFLIRSNVPTIASVKPYTPLELAGRDIYIREGCFNCHSQMVRPLRHETERYGEYSKPGESVYDHPFLWGSRRIGPDLAREGGKYPDLWHVRHMQDPRSITPNSIMPAYAQLLRQPIQYGGIQKRVDVMAMLGVPCGDAVGRAEMMARDQARSVAAGIVSQGGPRDVADKEILALVAYLQRLGTDIRKGTPVASAAAAATPSAPGAVR